The Myripristis murdjan chromosome 4, fMyrMur1.1, whole genome shotgun sequence region TCTTAGGCCTGTGTCTGGAGAATACAATTTGTAACGCCACAGAACTGCATTTGCAATGATGATATGTCACACATTGTACCGTTGATTTGACTGATGATACATAAAAGTTGCGTCCTCTCTCAAATTTTTATGTGAATAGTCCATAGGCAAATTAACATTTCGCTTTCGCAACCTCATCTGTCCTCTAGGTAAAAGCgatgacgaggaggaagaggaggaagacgctgagaaggctgcaggcaggcGAAGCAGATCAGAGGACCTGGAGAGCAAACGCCCCAAAAGGCCGCGCACCATTTTGACCACTCAACAAAGACGGGCCTTTAAAGCCTCCTTTGAGGTCTCTTCCAAGCCTTGTCGAAAGGTATGGTGTTGATTTAGCACTCAGCCAGTAGTACTGTGGTAGATGAATTCATGGCTGAAATCAACATGCTGTGCAACTCCATATGTTATGAGGCAAGCAGTTAAATATCTCCAATCTGAAAAAGTGACATTTCGTCAACATAtcacctttttcttcttcctagAGGTGGATTCTTCATGTTCTACTTTGTCTTGTAAGGGTCACCTTCTACTAACCTTCTCTCtcatatttttcaatttttccacccttcctctctccttttttcccccctcccttgAATCTTAATCCAAGGTAAGGGAGACCTTGGCAGCAGAGACTGGTCTGAGTGTGCGGGTTGTGCAGGTCTGGTTCCAGAACCAAAGAGCCAAGgtaatacaaaacacacacacatacacacacaaacacacatacacatacacagagtctTATGCACTACTAATAAAAAGACTCTTTCGGCACTGAGTCGGCCTGCCAGAGTTGAAATCAGTCTGGTTATCTCTTCATACAGGAAACTGATGACATCTCACTGCTAGATCACCGCAGATTAAGTCCTGTATTTCCTCACAAAGTGGGCACGTGTGTGGTTTTCCCCTCGCCAGTGAAATATGTCCTTTACCCCGTCGTTAATGCGTTTCAATTCAGTGCACACACTCCTATGCGGGCCGCGTCCGTAGGAGCAGCTGAGCCTGGGTGGCAGAGGGGCCGTCGAGTGAGAGGGGGTCTTTGCAATAGGCCTGCACGTGAGTTTTGATGTGCGATGATGTATGTTTTCAGATGAAGAAGCTGGCGAGgagacagcagcaacagcagcaggagcagcaccAGACGCAGGAGCAGCGTGAGCATCCACCACATCATACAGGTATGAACACCGCCGAAAGATACTTTAGCAAACCGCTCAGGAATGCTGGATGATATGCTCCTTTTTAAAATTACTAATACTGAGACAACAGACACAGCAtgtcatatacacacatagaacAGCACACACCACAATACACAGACAAGACAGTGACAATAGTAAACAACAGTAACTAGATACAGTGCGACGAGATGAACATTGGATAGCAAGATAagtaaaatcagtgtttttacttGAAGTAGAGCAATAAGAGCAATGAACACCATATACAGGAATTAATATATCAATAGTGTTAATGTTGTGATTCCCACCCTGCCTTACATTAAGTACAACAGTGACAAAAATTTATCTTCCATTTTATTGTACTGAAGATTGATCTTTAGTCATCCCTAAGACTGAATCTTCTGATTAATTTATATTGTCTAAGCAGTTGTCTATATATATGTTGAGATGAAGCTAGATCTGCCTCTTTCTGCTCAGTAATGACAAACTGATTTccccagaaaacaaacaaataaacaaaactccTCATGCATTGacagtttgggattttttttttctacattttcatttctgtttcatttaggcCATGCAGAGTCCTGGTGTTGCTCAtgttggctcactggaaagactctgctgcacttaaatTGAATGTAACCcgaattaatatcattagtaacacctgtgctCGCCtgccatttcatgtcaaaataactgctgtgaaaaaaaaaaaaaaaagatctgttgCAAAGGGAGCTTTACATGAGAGTAATGTGAAGTTGAGAGTCAGCAGTATCTGAAAGGATTTAAAAGAAATCACCACTTGGATTTGAGAGCTTTTAAACAATATGAGCTGAATAATAGAGTTCTGCTGAATCCAAATCGCAGCAAGTGATTGGGTcagaaaaactgcaaaagtgTTTAATATACAGTATCTTATAATGGGGAAACAGAAGGCCACCAATAACACACTTAACAGGGTAGCTGCTAAATACCACATGCTGCCTCAAAATATGTGAATGCAAATTTGCAGACTTATATGCCATGATGTTAGGCGTAAGCATTTTTTTGTCCACCCTCTACATGTCTGCTGACTTTGCTGTGCCCCACAGCGCCCTCCTGTGGTGGTTTGACCTCTGAACTGAACCCCCTGGGCTCCTCCTACCCTCGCCttcggcagcagcagcagcagcaggcgggTGTCACCACCCTGGAGCCGCAAGACTACGACATGGACCCCTTCAGACAGGGTTTGACCCCTCCTCAGATGCCTGGAGACCACATGCATCCCTATGGTAAACACCTCAGTGAAAACATGATGAAGGCTTACATGTGCACCATATTGCCCTACAAAACCTCTGTGAttgattaaataataaaaaaaaagactaatttGCTTATTATTcatctatcattttttttttttttgatatacaATCTGAGCACATggcatgttttctgtttataACACACAAAATACTCACCTTGTATGAAAAGTTTAATGTGaaaagtttaattaaaaaaaaaaaaaaaacgctagtttttgtggaaaaaatgctaaaacataTTCATTTCACTACTCTAAGATGTACCAGTGTTGATTAAGCAAATGGCATTAGTTATCATTTGCAACTGTCAAATTCATAGAATAGTATATATTTCAATATGAAGCTTTTATGAACCTCAATAATCCAATTTAACAGTCCTATTCAACTCACACCACTAAAATTGTTGGTTGTATGAGTTTTTCTTAATCccttaaactttttttctctgacattcCACGTTAAGTAGATTGAAAGTTAGGTAAGACTTGTCTTCCCATATTGCACGACAACGGCACTTTGTGCATCTGCGGCTTACagagcttcactgaagctacaccACATTTTATTTGAGTGAAATACTAAAACCTAAGatgctgttttatggctgcagcattacatcaaatagagaaTATCTTGAtgtcttttgcatcattttataggcattttactgtaattcagcTGGACACATTTGGTTTATATGGAAAGTTTGGGATTTGCACTACAAGTTAAAATAAAGATCTATGAGTTTGAGCAAAGCTTTTACATGCAGCAATGACAGATGAGATAGATGAGTCATTAATTAGCCAgtaattattgtatttttttatttatttatttattttaggttttaAGGGCCTGTACGGTGACATGGATGGAGACCCTCTGTGCCATCTGGCTGACGGTGACTGCTTGCCCCTGAGTGACTCTTCTCTACTCACCCCTATTGACCACCTCTACTCCATGCAGGACTCCTACTTCACCTCCTGAGAGTGGAGGCTGAGCTCCATGAGGAGGGGGTGCAGTCGTCCTCAACTCTGCTGAGCCCGAGCCTCACCTCCCCGGGCATCGCTGCTCCTTGGTCTTGTCATGTCTGTGTAGGGACCCTCCAGTCAGTATTGGCTGTAAAATAAATGCCGAGGGGAGGTGGGTACACTGTGATACCACCCGATCTAAGTCGAAGGTACTGAGGCTAATAGGTGGCTCCACTGTTTCTGGTTCTACTCTATTATGCCTTGTAAATTAGGTGGATATACTCTGTACACCTGCATATAAACTTGACACACTACTGCCTCGTATGCTTTCTAATCCCATTCTAACACACAAGCCTCAGAGAAGCACTCTACTTTGTGAAAGCATGACGTTTTTGGACCTCTCACATTATGTCTGAAGGTCAGATTATGAGATTATAATGCATCTACAAATGTAAATAGTTGTTtgggtgtgtatttgtatttattatcattacgTGTGTATGCTCTTCGTCCTGAATGAATCaacaatgaataataaataatggcTATACAGTGAGCAGTCAGTCTGAAATGCGGCATGACAGAAGTAATGGGCGATACCGATCATGGCTGATGTGTTAGCATGAAGATGGGGTATTCATGCTGAGGGTTACGGCTGGGTCAGTCCATCCTCAGTGCTTATCGGTCCGATCTAGGTAACAGGTCAGTGAGGCATCTTCCAGTGGCTGCTGGGAGGATCATCAGTCTGTAAACGCTGGGCTATGACAGCGGTATGGGTCAGCGGCAGGTAAGCATCACATCCACACTGCCTGGCCATCATCAACGCTCACATTGTGCTCCTCCCGGTCAAAGGCCCTGGCTgcatttttctgccttttcctTCCTCTAGTCAAAGGAGACtggagaggtgggggggtgagAGGGACCACCCAGGCATTGTGCCCAGCTGGAATGCACCAATCCTGGGGAGGGAGGTTGAGAAGCTCAGGGAGGGAGCTCCAGACAACGGAGGGGCTGAAAGTCAGGGGAGAATGCCCAGGGTGACACAAAGATATGAAGCCCCACTGTATAGAGTGCCTCCTTGCCCCAGCCGTGAACTCTCTCCTGGACCCATCTCATATTTCCCACTATGAAATCAGACCTTGCCGAGCAGAGAGCGCAAGTCAATGGTCAGGAACAATCTAACTGTCTGTCACCGTGGTATGCCACTGCCAGCCTGAGCCAAAGAAGTGTGCAGAAGCctatactgtgtgtatacagtatgtgttgtgtgtgtgaatatctgtgtctgcatctgtgtgtctgcttgcatatgtgcacatgtgcatgcttgtgtttgGAGAAACAACACCTTTTGTTTTGGGGATCACAATATAATAGTACCTTGTTTCCTTCTATCTTTAAGGATGCATGAAGGCAGAAAAGCCAGACTTAAATATCAGGGAACAAAGCCAAGATGCTCACCTGCAGGCCCTTTCCCTTCTTGTGCACGAGTCTGTGCACAGTTGGCACACGTATATAGCTGCCAGCCGCATCGGGGTGGGATGAGAAAAATCATCAAACCATGATCATACGGTCACAGCGGGTAGCAATAACCTCATTATTATTGTGACGGTAGCCAAACAGTTTCCTGTCAACAGTTCGGTTATTTATTGCACCCTCCATGCCAACTACAGGCCACAAACCCTCTGTCTTTTAACCGCTATAATTGGCTTCATGCTGTTTCAGCGCCAAGACAGATGCACATACTTTGCTGAAGATCCTCCATTGGCCCGTTTCAGTGCATATTTAAAGTGTGGTTTAGGCCATATTTCAGTTGCATTAGCAGAGGGGCTTTGGAAAGACTATAGACACATGCCATAATCGCAGAAATTGTAGCCTTTGGAACAATGgatacacactcaaacactaactaaataaataactactAAACAACTAAATCCTACATCATACCTAATGTACCATTaaaatttaattcagttcagtttcattcTCAGGAATTAACAGTGTGGGCACTGAATTGACCCTCAACATGGGACAAGCGCTCATTGTGACACATTGAGCTGAGACTGGTAATAGATCACCTCCTCGCCACACAGTGACAGGAGCTCTCTGGCCACTGTATGTGCTGAGCTGACACTATGTGGCAGGTTGGCCGTCTCCCAGCTTTTAGCCCACTTTCACCAATTGGCCCTTCGGTTCTGGAACCAAAGGGTGAGGTCAAATGCGGGTAAAGTGGGCAGTGTGACAGGGCACCAGCAAGACAGGGTCACACAATACCACGTCACACTGAACAAGCACTGGTGAAAGAATGCCAACACTGATCTGGACACTTGATGTAGTGTATGGTAATCACAGGGACAAGTGGAAGAAAAATGGAGAGTGATGGTACAAGTTTGGTTTATACTGTTGACAAT contains the following coding sequences:
- the lmx1a gene encoding LIM homeobox transcription factor 1-alpha, with translation MVEGPAASLLDLNQKAVCAGCHRLIRDKFLLRVTDGLWHEECVRCAACGDALRTSCFLKDHKLYCKRDYANLFAVRCGGCAEAISPAELVMRAGAAVFHLRCFTCSVCSCRLQTGDCCVLREGQLLCAREDYHQCLASPTSSDTGKSDDEEEEEEDAEKAAGRRSRSEDLESKRPKRPRTILTTQQRRAFKASFEVSSKPCRKVRETLAAETGLSVRVVQVWFQNQRAKMKKLARRQQQQQQEQHQTQEQREHPPHHTAPSCGGLTSELNPLGSSYPRLRQQQQQQAGVTTLEPQDYDMDPFRQGLTPPQMPGDHMHPYGFKGLYGDMDGDPLCHLADGDCLPLSDSSLLTPIDHLYSMQDSYFTS